The Thermincola ferriacetica genome window below encodes:
- the eno gene encoding phosphopyruvate hydratase, with amino-acid sequence MTIIADVVAREILDSRGNPTIEVDVILEDGTLGRAAVPSGASTGAHEAVELRDGDKDRYLGKGVQNAVKNVNDIIAPEIIGFNALDQVGIDQMLIGLDGTPNKGKLGANAILGVSMAVAKASAEFLGLPLYQYLGGFNAKELPVPMMNILNGGKHADNNVDIQEFMVMPVGAQSFAEALRMCAEVFHNLKAVLKGKGLNTAVGDEGGFAPNLKSNEEALAVIIEAINKAGYKPGQDIMLALDVAATELYKEGKYVLEGEGKARSSDEMIDFYEELVGKYPIISIEDGLSEDDWEGWQKLTARLGKKIQLVGDDLFVTNTERLKKGIDNATANAILIKVNQIGTLTETFDAIEMAKRAGYTAVVSHRSGETEDTTIADIAVATNAGQIKTGAPSRTDRVAKYNQLLRIEEELAEIAQYKGMKAFYNLKK; translated from the coding sequence ATGACAATTATAGCAGATGTTGTAGCCCGCGAAATACTGGATTCCAGGGGGAATCCCACCATCGAGGTGGACGTTATTCTGGAAGACGGTACTCTTGGCAGGGCTGCCGTTCCTTCCGGCGCTTCCACTGGTGCCCATGAAGCGGTAGAGCTGCGGGACGGGGACAAAGACAGGTATTTGGGTAAAGGGGTGCAAAATGCCGTTAAGAATGTAAACGACATCATTGCGCCGGAAATCATCGGATTTAATGCCCTGGATCAGGTGGGTATCGACCAAATGCTCATTGGGCTTGATGGCACACCCAACAAGGGCAAGCTGGGAGCCAACGCAATTTTAGGCGTTTCCATGGCTGTGGCAAAGGCCAGCGCGGAATTTCTTGGTTTGCCGCTGTATCAGTACCTGGGCGGATTTAATGCCAAAGAGCTGCCCGTACCGATGATGAACATCCTAAACGGTGGTAAACATGCTGATAACAATGTGGATATCCAGGAATTTATGGTTATGCCTGTTGGGGCGCAAAGTTTTGCCGAGGCCCTCAGGATGTGTGCTGAGGTTTTCCACAACCTGAAAGCTGTGCTAAAAGGCAAAGGGCTTAACACTGCTGTCGGTGATGAAGGCGGTTTTGCCCCAAATTTGAAGTCCAACGAGGAAGCCTTGGCGGTAATTATTGAAGCCATAAACAAAGCCGGGTACAAGCCAGGACAAGATATTATGCTGGCATTAGATGTTGCCGCTACGGAGCTTTATAAAGAAGGTAAATACGTGCTGGAAGGGGAAGGCAAAGCCAGGTCCTCTGACGAGATGATTGATTTCTATGAAGAACTGGTCGGCAAGTACCCCATTATTTCCATCGAGGACGGATTGTCTGAGGATGACTGGGAAGGCTGGCAGAAACTAACCGCCCGTTTGGGCAAGAAGATTCAGTTGGTTGGTGACGACCTCTTTGTAACCAATACGGAGCGACTGAAAAAGGGCATCGACAATGCTACTGCCAACGCTATCCTGATTAAGGTTAACCAGATTGGTACGTTGACGGAAACCTTCGATGCTATTGAAATGGCCAAGCGGGCCGGCTATACGGCTGTAGTCTCCCATCGTTCGGGAGAAACAGAAGATACCACGATAGCTGATATCGCTGTGGCCACCAATGCCGGCCAGATTAAAACAGGCGCCCCATCCCGTACCGACAGGGTAGCCAAATACAACCAACTGCTGAGAATTGAGGAAGAGTTAGCTGAAATTGCTCAGTACAAGGGTATGAAAGCTTTTTATAATCTGAAAAAATAA
- the gpmI gene encoding 2,3-bisphosphoglycerate-independent phosphoglycerate mutase → MTVRNRPVVLTILDGWGIGDASEGDAIAKAKKPNWDALLAEYPKTQLGASGEDVGLPEGQMGNSEVGHLNIGAGRIVYQEFTRITKAIKDGSFFDNEELLKAVNHTKQNGSALHLMGLLSDGGVHSHISHLYALLDMAKRNNLRKVFVHAFLDGRDVPPANAREYIDALEAKFDELGIGAIATVMGRYYAMDRDKRWERVQKAYNAMVYGEGLKSTLASGAVAQSYEKGDTDEFVIPTVIIDKNGDPVARVKTGDAVIFYNFRPDRAREITRAFVDENFDGFNRGPNPPKVYYVCMTQYDKTINAPVAFKPQVLVNTFGEYISKHGLKQLRIAETEKYAHVTFFFNGGVETPNEGEERILIPSPKVATYDLKPEMSAYEVTDAVVKEIEKDKFDVIILNYANPDMVGHTGVMEAAVKAIEAVDECIGRVVQAVMTKGGTVLLTADHGNADQMVDPATGQPQTAHTVHRVPLILVSKEMKNVRLLPGRLEDIAPTMLYILGLEKPPEMTGQCLIAKEKDIEK, encoded by the coding sequence ATAGCCAAAGCCAAAAAGCCTAATTGGGATGCATTGCTGGCTGAATATCCCAAAACCCAGTTGGGGGCATCCGGAGAAGATGTTGGCCTGCCGGAAGGACAGATGGGCAATTCCGAGGTTGGCCACCTGAATATAGGGGCCGGTAGGATTGTTTACCAGGAATTTACGCGCATTACCAAAGCCATAAAAGATGGTTCATTTTTCGATAATGAAGAATTGCTGAAGGCAGTCAACCATACCAAACAAAACGGTTCGGCGCTGCACCTGATGGGGCTTTTGTCTGATGGTGGCGTACATAGTCATATATCTCATCTGTATGCTTTGCTGGACATGGCTAAGAGGAATAACCTGCGAAAGGTTTTTGTCCACGCATTTCTCGATGGCCGTGATGTACCCCCTGCTAATGCCAGGGAATACATTGATGCACTGGAAGCAAAATTTGACGAGCTGGGAATCGGGGCCATTGCCACTGTAATGGGCCGATACTATGCCATGGACCGGGACAAGAGATGGGAGCGGGTACAAAAGGCATATAATGCCATGGTCTACGGGGAAGGCCTTAAATCTACCCTGGCTTCAGGCGCGGTGGCCCAGTCCTATGAAAAAGGGGATACAGATGAGTTTGTCATACCGACTGTTATCATTGACAAAAACGGGGACCCTGTAGCCAGGGTAAAAACAGGCGATGCGGTAATATTTTATAACTTCAGGCCCGACCGGGCCAGGGAAATAACCCGGGCTTTTGTTGATGAAAATTTTGACGGATTTAACCGGGGGCCTAACCCGCCCAAGGTTTACTATGTATGCATGACTCAGTATGATAAGACGATTAACGCCCCTGTGGCTTTTAAACCGCAGGTGCTGGTGAATACCTTTGGTGAATACATTAGCAAGCACGGATTAAAGCAGTTGAGAATAGCTGAAACAGAAAAATATGCGCATGTTACCTTTTTCTTTAACGGCGGTGTGGAGACTCCCAATGAAGGTGAAGAGCGCATTCTAATTCCTTCACCCAAGGTTGCTACTTATGACCTTAAGCCGGAGATGAGCGCATACGAAGTAACCGATGCCGTCGTCAAGGAAATTGAAAAGGATAAATTTGATGTAATAATATTAAACTACGCCAACCCTGATATGGTAGGACATACCGGGGTAATGGAAGCGGCTGTTAAGGCCATAGAAGCGGTGGATGAATGTATAGGACGGGTTGTACAGGCCGTAATGACCAAGGGCGGAACGGTATTATTAACGGCCGACCACGGCAATGCCGACCAAATGGTCGACCCGGCTACCGGCCAGCCGCAAACAGCTCATACCGTCCACCGGGTGCCTTTGATTTTGGTAAGTAAGGAAATGAAGAACGTCAGGCTGCTGCCTGGCAGGTTAGAGGATATTGCTCCTACCATGCTCTACATCCTTGGTTTGGAAAAGCCGCCTGAAATGACCGGGCAGTGCTTGATAGCCAAGGAAAAGGACATAGAAAAATAA